Proteins encoded within one genomic window of Synechococcales cyanobacterium T60_A2020_003:
- a CDS encoding DUF429 domain-containing protein, whose translation MKFLGIDLGWSTGPSGLCCLHWRNGELHLQDLDRQGAIADIVTWIKAHVSLDEPAGIAVDAPTLIPNATGMRLPDRLAHQYFGKYHAGCYPANLGLPFAPRLVEFGLTLESMGFAHAPTLTPQQPQRYQIEVFPHPAMVHLFGLDRILKYKKGRLAERRAELECLRTYILTILPTLEPAIAHSSLTDLPPIPTKGTELKAVEDQLDSLMCAYVAAHWWYWGDARNWVLGDRPSGYIVVPAPAANPDLRPEN comes from the coding sequence ATGAAATTTTTAGGAATCGATTTGGGATGGTCTACTGGGCCGAGTGGCTTATGCTGCTTGCATTGGCGCAACGGTGAACTGCATCTTCAGGATCTGGATCGTCAAGGGGCGATCGCCGATATTGTCACCTGGATTAAGGCTCACGTGTCTCTCGATGAACCTGCGGGGATTGCCGTCGATGCGCCAACCCTGATTCCCAACGCCACCGGAATGCGCCTGCCCGATCGCTTGGCGCATCAATACTTTGGCAAGTACCATGCGGGCTGTTATCCCGCCAATCTCGGTCTCCCCTTTGCCCCCCGGTTGGTCGAATTTGGCCTCACCTTAGAGTCGATGGGCTTTGCCCACGCGCCGACCCTAACACCGCAACAGCCCCAGCGCTACCAGATTGAAGTCTTTCCCCATCCGGCAATGGTGCATCTCTTTGGGCTTGACCGCATTTTGAAATATAAAAAGGGACGGTTGGCAGAGCGTCGGGCAGAGCTAGAATGCTTGCGTACCTACATTCTGACGATCTTGCCGACCCTGGAGCCTGCGATCGCCCATTCCAGCCTGACGGATCTGCCACCGATTCCCACCAAAGGCACGGAACTGAAAGCTGTAGAAGACCAGCTCGATAGCCTCATGTGTGCCTACGTTGCCGCCCACTGGTGGTACTGGGGCGATGCCCGCAACTGGGTACTGGGCGATCGCCCGTCGGGATACATCGTCGTTCCTGCACCTGCCGCTAATCCTGACCTACGCCCAGAGAATTAG